The nucleotide sequence GTCAAGACTGTGTTCTCtcattataaagtaaatattcatGGGTATTAGATGAAGTTTAAACTGTAAATGAATCCACTGTACAAGTTGTATTAACACCACTGTTCGTATCTACCTAAAGGGATTGTAGTCACAACTGGTGATCTCAGGGTTTTTCTCCATGTATGCAAAATCTAGACAGCACTTATTTTTCTTACAGTTCAACAGTTATTCTTTAGCAAATAAATTCAGTTTGgcatttgatttttctgtttcttgtgggTTAGctttgtttacaaatattttactgtctttttttagTAAGGCTACAGAAGGGGCAGAAAAATACTGATGTATTCCTGACGACCTGCTGTTGAGATTAACCAAAGGTGTATATACCATTCCTTTAAAtgttactttcctttttaaaatgctcGTTGTTGTCATGGTTCATGCACTTGGATATTAAAGTACAATTTTCACTCAGTAGAATGTGGATGGATACTTCTGAAACTTTTTGAGCGTTATTAGTTACCAggtatttaaacatattttgctAAGTACTCCTTAGAAGtacaaaggaattttagaatTCGAGCTAATATTCTTTGAGTAAGTCTACACCTTTATATGTCCTCGTGAACTTCTCATAATTGTATGAGGTTGGTGCTATGGTGTCTACAATCCACCTGAGGTAGGAGGTTCAGACTGTTAGGTCACATGCCCAAGATCACCCAGCGACGAGGCAGGCAGGAAACATACCTGACTATTTTTAACGTATTTAACCAACTCcatgcagatttaaaaaaagaatttctactATTAAACTTCTAAGTCTTGGATTCCTCTCCAAGAAAAATGTGGCTAGCCATTGGGTTTCTTCTGTGATGTATCTtggcattttgaaattttttcttctcacttttcctTTTATGCTTTCCAGTTCTTCAAGTAAAAGTCAAGGAGCCACTATAATTAATCCTGCCCACTGTCATGCTCTGAGAGGCCTCACTGCATAGCGGTTAGGAGCATGGTGTCGGGGGCCTGAATTGCCTGTTTGAGTCCTGGCTTCGCCCCTTACTAGCCATGTGaactaacctctctgtgccttagccTTCTCATCTGTGAGTGgggataataaatgtgtgttgtgaggattaaaggagttaCTACAGTGTGTAAAATAATTAAGCATTGTCACAGTAAGTATATAGCTAATAATATGTAAGTATTACATAATGACAGTACGCAGTTATTCTGTACTTCAAGTAGAGTATTAACCTGTAGTGGTTTTAAAGTACAGGTTTATGCAGTttacccttgaacaacacgggtttgaactgagTGGGAATCCACATATGTGGAATGCTGACTTAATTTACATTACATAAAATCcgtgtggatttttgactgcatgggTGGTGGGTACCCCTAagcctgcattgttcaagggtacACACCTGTCCTTCAATATCGTTGGTGATCCCTGTAAGTTTTTTGATCAAAGTCTGTTCTGCTCTTAGTCCTTAAATTCATTCCGCCAGCACTTATTATGCCACACTCACATATAAAACAATGGAATTGTGGCAGTATGTAGTAATACTCATACTTGGTGTGATTCTGAAATGCTAAGAATATATTCAGAATGTTTACAGGCATGTTTTGAACACCCACCTTGGATCATAAGCTATACTATTAAGATGAAGTCTTAAATGTCAGTATGTACAAATGTATATAGTTACATTTGATTACATGATTTGTGATAATGAAGTATAACTAATTTTTAGagctataaataaaatacaaagtctCTGCGTTTCTGTAATAGGCCTGTTATAGTAATGACCAGATACTCAACCAATGATTTGCAATCCCTGCTGGTTCTCTCCACTGGTTTTATACACTTGGAATTTAGGAAATAGTACGAGATGAGTACTCAgggcaaaatgaaacaaatagaacTCTAATCCTGCTCCCATCATAGCAGAGTGTATCTCATCCAAAGCTGAGGCACGCTGAGCTAGAAAAACAGGGTCAGTGTTCCCTTAAGACTCCTTGTATCCTTCCTTCTATTCTCTTGCCCCAGGTACCTTACTATGCTCAGACCATTCTTGGTTGGTGTACATATTAATAACTGTTGAGTAATTGTGACTCAAAGACCTCAGAAATGTATCCTCAAAGACCAATCAGAAATGAGTTGCAGTCGGCCCTTACTCTCAGCCCTATCCCTCGATAACCATGCCAGTCTCTTCCCCTCAGCCCTCTTGTGCCAGTTTCTTAGGTAAAGTGTGAATTCTAAGTGCCACCATCCAGGTTTCCCCCCATGTAAATGGATGGGAGAATCTGTCCCCCCAACATTTGGGAGTGGGAACATTCCCTTCTGGAGCAGTGAGAGGGCTGACTTCCTGGGTCCTCTTGGCATTGCATCCTCTGAGCACcccatttattttcctctaaggTTTGTAATCCTGATTAGTTTTGTGGATCCAGTACTTACTGTTGGTCTAATCACTTTGCAGCAGGGTGATAATGCATCTCGTTAGTTTTAATTGATCTGCAAATTGTTTTAGAGACTCCACTTAAACTTGTTTTAAGTGAAGTCTGCTTTTGCTTCCTTAATCTACAAAATGTCAGCATACCAAAGTGtttattaatgttaataaaactttattaagtcCATATACATAACTATGCAAAAGCATAACCTATGCATGAACTTTAGGAAAGTTGACTGACTCACAGAACACACTTACActtttgccatttaattattttcttttaggtcctaatttttctagttttaattttaccACCATCTTCACACCAACATGCTTAAGTGATGTACCATCTTTTGAGATAAGTAGGGAGCTGATTTTTCCTATGGCCATTAGTTAATAGTTCCaagtttcttctttaaatctGAAGTATTTTTATGACCcaggatatggtctatcttggtgaatgtccCATGTACACCCGAAAAGCATGTGTTCTGCTGTTAATGGATGGAGTGACAGTTAGATCTAGTTGGTTGATGGGTGCTGTTCAGTTCTTCTATATCCTTGCTGGTTTTCTGTAAACTAACTCTGTTACTGAAAGAGGAATGTTAAAGTTCCTCTTTATATATAATTGTGCCTTagtttgtctttctcctttcagttgATTTTGCTTTGTGCAGGCATACCTTGTATTGTGCTTCACAGACACTACTGCGTTTTCATCAAAatcaaggcaagaccctccactagCAAAAGAATTACAACGTGCTGAAGGCTCaggtgatggttagcattttttagcaataaaatatttttaaattaagatacgTACATTTGTTTTAGACATACTGTTATTGCACACATAATATACAATGTAAGCATAACTTTTATGTGcattgggaaaccaaaaaaattcgCGACTccctttattgcggtggtctgtaactgaacctgcaatatctctgaggtaggCCTGTGTCTTTTGAAGCTGTTGTTAACTGTGTACACGTGTAAGACTGTCCCGGTGACCTGCACGCCAGCTTTAAGTAGTGTTTACACGGTATGtcttcttccatccttttacttttaaccagCCTATATCATGTGAAGTGCCTTTCTTATacacagcatatagttgggttatgtttatttttcctgactGTCTTTTCATTGGTGTGTTTAGACCATgttcatttaatgtaattattgatctGTTTGGATTTAGTTCTTCCATATCttacttgttttctcttttttcctcaatttttcGTTCCTCTGTTTCCCATTTACTGCCTTCTTTTAGGGTATACGAGCATTTTTAAGTGTTCCGTTTTAATTTATTATGATTTTGGCTGTTACCTTTCTGTATAGGTTTTTTAGTGATAGCCCtagaatgaaatgtttttaattcttaagtATCTAAGAgtgagctttttcttttttcaactatTATACTCTCACCTGTTGCCAGTTTCTCATAGAAATATTGTAGATGCTCTTGTTTAGGTAGCTCAGCTTCTGGAGTTGAGGGAATTTCAAAGTCGGAGGAGCTCTGTGAGTCTGCATTGGTGCTATGATTTAACAGCCTGGTATCCTGAGGTATGTGTTTCCTGCTGCTTAGAGTAGTTGGTTCTGCAGCACTTGGAACTATATTTACACCTGGATCTCTGCTTTTCAAGTCAGACTGAGTGTCCTTTTGTTCCGTCTGAGAGGCAGAAACATTCTCGTTGATTCTTGGTCTGTAGCCACTTTTGTTCAAGGAGGTAGCACCTTTTGTCTCAAGACTGTTTCTGTCTTGAGAAGATAACAAGACCGTATCAGATTGGCTGTCCCAGCCTTGACTTCCTTGTTCTGAGATGTGTGTGGACTGAGAAGAATTCTGGGAGGAGATGTGAGTCGACTCCCCGTCCGAGTCACTGAAAAGCTGTGGTGACTGAGCGTCCCCTGCCTCTGCAGACGAAGGGAGGTTTTCCAAACCATCATCTGGGACgtcatcatttcttttaaagaataccTCCCACTGTGGTACCTCTTCAGCCACCTTCTGTTGGTGTGTGACGGGACCTGGGTCTCCTGGAGATGAGACGGGGATATGTGATTCTTCCTCACTTTCACTGTTGGATTCCTCACAATCTATGAAGTTGGTGCAGAGAGAGGTTTGCATGCTGTCTGCTATGAAGCATCCTGTGCTTTGTCTCAGTTTTTCAGGTTGGTCTGGTGACACGGCAGCCGTTGGAAGTACCTCACGGTGCAGAGCTGGCTGGTTTGGAACCCTGTGCCTTAACGGTACTGGCAGAGGATCGTCAAAGAggtcgtcctcctcctcctctgggagaacagagaaaacaggCTTGTAAGAAACAGTGCGAAGGGAACCAGTTTGTGCTTTTAATTCAAAATCCAGTTGTAGCATTAAGCTACATTTTTCATTCATGGAATTGCAAATAATAGGCAGTTCATGCTtcttccaagagaaatgaaaaggccCCTTATTCTTGGGATATTCTGAACAGGATAACCACCATCCTTCAACTTCTTACAATGTTAGATGGTGAGTTGAGAGTCTAGATCTGTGTTCCCCGAATAAGGCCACAACACCCtatctgtggttctcaaacttgattaATCGTTAGCACAtctggagagctttttaaaaaaacacagctTTCTAATCTcattccagacctactgaatcccTTACAGTGGGACCCAGTAATTTGATTTTTGCTCTACATTCTGCAGCTGATTTTGTTCACAGCCAGTTTTGTGAACCACCCAGACTAGAGAAGTTTGCAAATTCTAGATGCTCAACAAGTTGGCTGGTTTAATATAAAGACAACAGTTAATTTACTCTAAAGTTTTCCTTCTAGAAACATTGATACCGACTTTGTGTTTGTTACGAGCTGAATGtgtgtcttcccaaaattcaCAATTTGAAGCTCCAACCTCAATGTAATGGTATTTAGAGGTGGGACCCACATGATGGGATTAATGTTGTTAAAAGAGGAAACCAGATGTCTCACTTTCTTAACGCCCATGCACGACGGAAAGGCCTGTGAGCCCACTGCGGAGGCAGCGGTTACCAGCCAGCACGCAGACCCTCACCAGGAACCCCGCCGGCGCCTTCCCCTTGGAAAtcccggcctccagaactgtgagcagtaaatgtctgttgtttgagTCACTTAACCTAAGCTACGGTGTGTGTTACAGCAGCCAGCGCTGGTGCACAGACAGGCTGAGAGAGAGACTGGGGGAACACGTACAGATGAGATGGACTTTaaccaaaacaataataaatcaCAGTTAGTGTCAAGAACTGAAAGTCAACAAAATTCATGTTACTGATTTTTGAAGCAGGCTGCATTAGCATATAGTGAGCCCAGTccatttaaattcttaaattgaGGAAACCTTCCTTGGACAGTGAAATTCTCTAATTAATATGTGagatttacataaattaaaatgataaggCAAAGAATTGGGGGGGGGAACATATTTTCCTGGCCTCTACTAGCACGTAACCTAAGACGGAAATTAAATGCTCACGCGACTCCTGTATATGGCAACTTAACTGTTCCAGTGCTGAATCCGGTGTTACCTTACAATTATCTACATCTTAGAAAGATAACTATTTTCCCAGTGATAAAGGATGTAACTAAacactacatttttttaaagccactaaAAAAAATGGACCATAGCGACCATCTAGCTCCCATTTTACCAACGAGGAGACGGGCCCAGACAAGGTATGTGATAATGCATAAGTCGAAAAACTAGACAAGCGGAGCTAGGAATCAAACTCAATTCTTAAAAGTACCCTGTTCTGTTATGATTTATAATTAAGCAAGCAACTGTCCTTTTCTAAAGGACTTAAGGTGACTGAGATGTTTAGCTACGTTATTTGCAATCATCATAGTCTCTAAGTATGGCTTTACTTTAAGCCATGGATTATACATTTGTTTTAGCTCTCCCACTAGTGTGCCAGTTATCTTTTTATGAAACGTTTTTGTATCATCTCTAAGTTGGACAGTTTCATGTTCCTCTGGATCCAGGTATATggtgtatgtcaactgtaaaatACTTTAATCTGtcaaaacattttcacattaACTCACCTGTATGTATCTGAAAAAACAAGTAGTTTCTATATTAGTTTATTCTGAGATTAGTTTATTCtttgttaaaactataaaaattttaaatttcagtatataaaaatggaaaggcaTGTAACACCAAGAAAATACCACAATAAATGTGAAGGTACTGAAATCCTTAATGTTTACAAACTGataaacccaattaaaaaaaatggacaaacgTGATAATTCATAGATACTTTCCACCACCATGCATTGTTGATGTCTATGTTATAAACTAGTATAATCATactggaagacaatttggcaatatgtatcaaGCACcttaatttctgaaatttaacccaataatgagaaatataaaatagaattacGTATCATGTTcatcacagtattatttataaaatcaaaaagtTCGAAATAACCTAAATGTATAATGACAAAGATTAAATATACCATTATCTAGTCATAATGCAAAGTATGCAGCCATTAAATTGGCATTTTTGAATAACACAAATTTTCCAGTAGGAAGTTTAAATGAGTGTGTATATGCAGTGATCCAAGCTGCTTTTCAGCCTGCATAGACTCCTCCCATACTTGCACACTGCTTCGGAAACAGCTTTGCCTTAAGCCCCAGTGTCCTTCCTGCCCTGGCCCCAAACTAAGGACTGCTGTCCTCCTTGCCACAATCCCAGTAAGAATGTTGGAGGCTTGAAGAGCGTTCGGACACTGCCTTTCCACTGCAGGTACTACTCTCATTGGTGTCTACGCAatgttgctttttaaacatttgcaaTATCACCCCTGAGTTTGGTAGCTACTTATGTAAAAGAATAGGGGGAaaggaaatacagtaaaatgCTAATCAAAATAATTTAGCGCTGTGTGGTCTACACAACGCTTCTAAATTACCTACGGTGAGTACGTGCTACTTTTATCAGAACGGAAGcagtaatttttaaacattggtcTGTAGGGATAATTATAGTGGTTAACTAGTAAGTTATACAAAGCTAAAACAGCACAAAGAGCTCtattaaaatggtttttaaaagagGCTAAGAGAAGAATGACTTCTCAGCTTGCCCCTCAGGTAGATTTAATAATGTGTATATGAACCCTGACTTGTATCATGGTAAGAACTAAATAATGAAAGACTTGTATCATGAAAGACTGGTCAGCGCACTAGTAAAGATCACAGAGACCTTGAAGCACACGTGGCACAACATGAGAATTACAAAGTCGGTGACAGGTAGGAACAAGCATGATGACACCCTTGGCTCACAAAATTCACCTAGAGGTGACACCACAGGATTGTGGGAAGATTTATAGTggcacaaatatttaaaactataaaaattgctATATTGGTAACTAATGAAAAGCCTAAGGAATCTAGAAGGAACAAAATCACAGCTACCGAAAAGGATAAAgcaagaacaaacaaaatggaagtgaacgataatttaaaaattcttacacTAGTGGCCCAATCAAAAAAGACATACTCCATCAAAAACAAGCATCATTTGGGTAAATgcataaatatacaaattaagttaaaaaaaattttttagagaTTTATGCTTCCAGCCAAGAAAGTAACAGACTAGATTTAACCTCTCACCTGAAACAActaaaagcaaggaaaaatataacaaaagctCTCAAGAAATTGGACAGTGACACCTGAGAAATGTGAAACAAATGAAGTGAGCCCTAAGATTGCCCCAGCTTTCTggtttccaggcaggaagggGACACCGAGGTAGAGCTATGCAGCATCCCTGAATTGAGACAGACATAAACGGGAGTCTCAGAAAGCCAAGGTGGCTGGATTCAGAGGAGAGGCCAGAGAGCAGATGGTGGGACCAAAGAGCTCGCTCTGCAGAGGGGCCCTCCAGCACTCAGCATGCTGATCAGCGCATCCTGTGACAGCACATCCCGACGCCGGCCAGCCGGGGAAAGAATACTccagagaatgaaaggaaacaatgCCCGCTCCCGACCGAATGGAACATATAATTCGTGGGTGTTTTACTGTAAGAGTACTAAGAAGGGCCTTGTCTCGGTAGTGGGGAAAGTTAATTCTAGACTAAGGGCTGCTCTGCGCCTGCCTTACAGAGATAAAAAGCAGCACACAAAAAGATCAAACTTTCCAAGTCACAACCACATGCCTGAACCAAGttcaagaatatttttagaaacccAAAATTATACAAAACCTAACAAGGTGAAGTTTAGGAGGTATGGCGTCCAATAAAAGATTATGACATGCAGGAAGGTGGGAAAATACAACTTATACTAAGGAAGAGAGTCAAAACTCACCCAGAAATGATAAAACGTGGtagtaaatcttcatgatcttggattaagcaatagtttcttaaatatgacaccaaaagcacaagttataaaaaaaattaattggacttcatcaaaatttaaattttgcacttcaaaagacaccatcaaaaaagtaaaaagatcagtttgttctttgtatctatgaatctgttactgttttggtttgttcatttattttctttagattccaacaTATAAGTAAAAACATAGGATATTTgtctctcagtctgacttatttcacttagcataataccctctaggtccatccatgttgcaatgggagcagggtgaaaaaggtaaaaggattaagaaatgcaaattggcagttacaaaatagttacaggatTGTAAACTACAgcagagagaatatagtcagtaatgttgcaacaactatggaTAGTGACAGAGTGGGTACTAGGActaattgggggggggggtcaccaCATaaattatactgtgtttccccgaaaataagacctagccggaccatcagatctaatgcgtcttttggagctaaatgcgtcttttggagctaatGATCCgggtatgtcttattttcggggaaacggtatgtTTTCctaaccactatattgtacacctgaaattaatataatgaatgtcaactgtaactgaaacaaattttttttaaatatctcacagaaattaaaaatatatatatacaagcaAGAGTCCtatgatatacatataaatatgctCAAATGAAATTACTATGAAAAGAACAGTTAAATTATTGCACTCCTATGTGGAACAAATGCAACTGTTTAAAAAGAGTGAACTATTTGTACCTATACTGAAGATTCTTCAGGATACATAATTTAGTAAACGAAATTATATAaacaatgattttattattaaaaagtgtGAATGCATGCAAAGAATAATTTCTGGGAAATAATATTCCAAGTCACCAGCTGTAAGACGTGGGAAATACATAGCGATGGGGGGATTGAAAAACAAGTATGTTCACATTTTACTTTAcgtgttttgaattaatttgaatGAATACATATGTAAAAGTTCATCAGGCTGCTTACTTAATACACATTACTGTATCTAGGTTATtccttaataatttaaaaaaaggtaattgatacatgttcaaaaaaaaaaacaaaaaaagaccaaaattttttaaaaagtaaaaagacaagctgcaggttgggagaaaatatttacaaatcatatctgataaagggcttATAtgtagactatataaagaactcttacagtAAGACcgataatccaatttaaaaacaggcaaaagatttgaacaggcaTTTTACTAAATAAGATCagtaaatggccaataagcacgaGAAAAAAGCTcaacatcaatagagaaatgtaaattgaaacTAATGAGATACAACTTTACACCCACTAGagtggctataatcaaaaagacaacaaaaagtgAAGTAGGAGgtgaagaaattggaatccttccatattgctggtgggaatgaaagtGTGTtca is from Rhinolophus ferrumequinum isolate MPI-CBG mRhiFer1 chromosome 5 unlocalized genomic scaffold, mRhiFer1_v1.p scaffold_110_arrow_ctg1, whole genome shotgun sequence and encodes:
- the DCLRE1C gene encoding protein artemis isoform X3, yielding MFLFEGDNGTVLYTGDFRLAKGETSRMELLHYGGRVKDIQSVYLDTTFCDPRFYQIPSRGECLSGILELVRSWITRSPYHVVWLNCKAAYGYEYLFTNLSEEFGVQVHVDRLDMFRNMPDILHHLTTDRNTQIHACRHPKAEEYFQWNKLPCGITSKSRIPLHTISIKPSTMWFGERTRKTNIIVRTGESSYRACFSFHSSYSEIKDFLSYICPVNAYPNVIPMGTTVDKVIEILKPLCRASQNTEPKYKPLGKLKRARTTALDSEEEEDDLFDDPLPVPLRHRVPNQPALHREVLPTAAVSPDQPEKLRQSTGCFIADSMQTSLCTNFIDCEESNSESEEESHIPVSSPGDPGPVTHQQKVAEEVPQWEVFFKRNDDVPDDGLENLPSSAEAGDAQSPQLFSDSDGESTHISSQNSSQSTHISEQGSQGWDSQSDTVLLSSQDRNSLETKGATSLNKSGYRPRINENVSASQTEQKDTQSDLKSRDPGVNIVPSAAEPTTLSSRKHIPQDTRLLNHSTNADSQSSSDFEIPSTPEAELPKQEHLQYFYEKLATGESIIVEKRKSSLLDT
- the DCLRE1C gene encoding protein artemis isoform X2, producing MKHQARFLFEGDNGTVLYTGDFRLAKGETSRMELLHYGGRVKDIQSVYLDTTFCDPRFYQIPSRGECLSGILELVRSWITRSPYHVVWLNCKAAYGYEYLFTNLSEEFGVQVHVDRLDMFRNMPDILHHLTTDRNTQIHACRHPKAEEYFQWNKLPCGITSKSRIPLHTISIKPSTMWFGERTRKTNIIVRTGESSYRACFSFHSSYSEIKDFLSYICPVNAYPNVIPMGTTVDKVIEILKPLCRASQNTEPKYKPLGKLKRARTTALDSEEEEDDLFDDPLPVPLRHRVPNQPALHREVLPTAAVSPDQPEKLRQSTGCFIADSMQTSLCTNFIDCEESNSESEEESHIPVSSPGDPGPVTHQQKVAEEVPQWEVFFKRNDDVPDDGLENLPSSAEAGDAQSPQLFSDSDGESTHISSQNSSQSTHISEQGSQGWDSQSDTVLLSSQDRNSLETKGATSLNKSGYRPRINENVSASQTEQKDTQSDLKSRDPGVNIVPSAAEPTTLSSRKHIPQDTRLLNHSTNADSQSSSDFEIPSTPEAELPKQEHLQYFYEKLATGESIIVEKRKSSLLDT